The Argentina anserina chromosome 3, drPotAnse1.1, whole genome shotgun sequence genome includes a region encoding these proteins:
- the LOC126786856 gene encoding probable beta-1,3-galactosyltransferase 14 — translation MPSSPKFFHPRQPPAGRRSTVRIISFSLVFGLSGFIFGLIALRSSQYRCLATPSRSVRIVWEKIATAKSNDNGLVLSSTDANTRRHKVMGFVGIQTGFGSVGRRESLRKTWMPSDSQSLQRLEEATGLAFRFIIGKSKDEAKMVELGKEVARYDDFLLLDIEEEYSKLPYKTLAFFKAAYALYDSDFYVKADDDIYLRPDRLSTLLAKERSHSQTYLGCMKKGPVFTDPKLKWFEPLGYLLGSEYFFHAYGPLYALSADVVASLVALRNNSFRMFSNEDVTIGAWMLAMNVNHENNQALCSPTCTGSSIAVWDIPKCSGLCNPEKKLLELHQMDSCTKSPTMESDDE, via the exons ATGCCTTCCTCCCCCAAGTTCTTCCACCCCCGCCAACCCCCCGCCGGCCGCCGTTCAACGGTCCGCATCATCTCCTTCAGCCTCGTCTTCGGCCTCTCCGGCTTCATCTTCGGCCTCATCGCCCTCCGCAGCAGCCAGTACCGGTGCCTCGCCACCCCCTCCAGATCGGTCCGCATCGTCTGGGAGAAAATCGCCACCGCCAAAAGCAACGACAACGGCCTCGTTCTGAGCTCCACAGATGCCAACACCCGCCGCCATAAGGTCATGGGCTTCGTCGGCATTCAGACCGGGTTCGGATCCGTCGGAAGAAGAGAGTCGCTTCGGAAGACTTGGATGCCGTCCGATTCTCAGAGCCTTCAACG ATTGGAAGAGGCCACTGGTTTGGCGTTTAGGTTTATTATTGGTAAGAGCAAGGATGAAGCAAAGATGGTGGAGCTGGGGAAGGAAGTGGCGCGATACGATGATTTCTTGCTGTTGGATATTGAAGAGGAGTACAGTAAGCTCCCCTACAAAAC ATTGGCTTTCTTCAAAGCTGCGTATGCGCTTTATGATTCCGACTTTTATGTGAAAGCCGATGACGACATTTATTTGAGGCCAG ATCGCCTTTCAACTCTCTTGGCAAAAGAGCGGTCTCACTCTCAGACTTACCTTGGATGCATGAAGAAAGGTCCAGTCTTCACGGATCCAAAGCTTAAATG GTTTGAGCCACTAGGGTATTTGCTGGGGAGTGAATACTTTTTCCATGCTTATGGTCCACTGTATGCTCTTTCTGCCGATGTTGTTGCAAGTTTGGTTGCTCTTAGGAATAACAG TTTTCGGATGTTTAGCAATGAGGATGTTACAATTGGCGCGTGGATGCTTGCAATGAATGTCAACCATGAGAACAATCAAGCACTATGTTCGCCAACATGTACAGGATCATCCATTGCTGTGTGGGATATTCCCAAGTGCTCAG